The proteins below are encoded in one region of Gemmatimonadota bacterium:
- a CDS encoding nickel/cobalt transporter produces MRIGCYVAFILACLCAVSFSSDIHGTTMLPVESVAAGQSGGEGHVDTGPALAVWDRVALWVWAMQNEFLVQLTQEFESLRGQEGVGLVLVLTSFLYGILHAAGPGHGKIVLTTYLLTHPSRLNRGIAMGAAAALLQGVTALLLICVPIVLAGWLPMAPETASLWATRASFTMLALVGFYLLVRAVGVLSESFRRLRRGTGEVHHDQTHEVHGEDSGCRHMPSAAEIDSAGNRHAAAGVVLAIGLRPCSGALFVLILATALDLIWYGALSVVAMSIGTAITIVVLAIIATEARAWASSVMAHRSPLWTLAAAGLGALGGTLLVFLGLWSLNASFVLKPAIGL; encoded by the coding sequence ATGCGTATCGGTTGCTATGTGGCGTTCATTCTCGCATGCCTGTGTGCCGTCTCGTTCTCGTCGGACATCCACGGGACAACGATGCTGCCGGTCGAGTCTGTCGCCGCCGGCCAGTCCGGGGGTGAAGGCCACGTTGACACCGGGCCGGCATTGGCGGTCTGGGACCGGGTGGCGCTATGGGTGTGGGCCATGCAGAATGAATTCCTCGTGCAACTGACACAGGAATTCGAATCATTGCGTGGCCAGGAAGGCGTCGGCCTGGTCCTGGTGCTGACAAGCTTTCTTTACGGCATCTTGCATGCCGCGGGACCCGGACACGGGAAGATCGTATTGACGACCTACCTGTTGACCCACCCGAGCCGGTTGAATCGCGGTATCGCCATGGGCGCCGCGGCCGCGCTCCTCCAGGGCGTGACGGCGCTGTTGCTGATTTGCGTCCCCATCGTTCTGGCCGGATGGCTGCCGATGGCGCCGGAAACGGCATCGTTATGGGCGACGCGAGCCAGTTTCACCATGCTTGCGCTCGTTGGATTCTACTTGCTGGTACGTGCGGTCGGCGTCTTGTCCGAGAGCTTCCGCCGGTTGCGGCGCGGAACCGGCGAAGTCCACCACGATCAGACCCATGAGGTGCATGGGGAGGACAGCGGCTGCCGGCATATGCCCAGCGCGGCCGAGATTGATTCGGCCGGCAACCGGCATGCGGCGGCTGGTGTGGTCCTGGCCATTGGATTGCGTCCATGCAGTGGCGCCTTGTTTGTGCTGATCCTCGCCACCGCGTTGGATTTGATCTGGTACGGCGCGCTTTCCGTGGTCGCCATGTCCATAGGTACGGCGATCACCATCGTCGTCCTGGCCATCATTGCGACGGAGGCGCGGGCATGGGCGAGTTCGGTGATGGCCCACCGATCACCGTTGTGGACCCTGGCGGCCGCCGGCCTGGGTGCGCTTGGCGGCACCCTACTGGTCTTTCTGGGGCTGTGGTCGCTGAACGCGTCGTTTGTACTGAAACCGGCCATCGGACTGTAG